The nucleotide sequence ATGTTCGTCGCCGGCACCAAGCTGATGGTGCCGAAGGCCTCCAGCGTCGCCGCCGTCACCGACCTGAAGGGCAAGACCGTGGTGGTGACCAAGGGCACCACCAACGAGCAAGCCATGCATGCGGCCGACAAGAAGTTCTCGCTCGGGCTGAATATCATCACGGCAGACGATCACGAGCAGTCGTACCAGATGCTCGCCGAGGGCAAGGCGGACGCTTTCGCGACCGACGACATCCTGCTCTACGGCCTGATCGTGCGCCACAAGGCGCAGGACAAGTTCCGCGTCACCGGCGACTACCTGTCCTATGATCCCTACGGCATCATGTTTCGCAAGGGCGAGCCGCAGCTCTCCGCCGTGGTGGAGCGTACCTTCCGCAAGCTCGGCTCAAACCACGACCTGGTCCCGCTCTACAACAAATGGTTCACCGCACGGCTTCCCACCGGCGAGCGGCTGAACGTGCCGATCTCGCTGCAGCTCGAAG is from Bradyrhizobium sp. ISRA430 and encodes:
- a CDS encoding amino acid ABC transporter substrate-binding protein, producing MRPSMAIAGGGLLLAACLLATGASGQSGGSEGLSPTLSAIKNAHTVRLGYRESSPPFSFLDQANRPIGYSLELCEAIVEEIGIEVDDPNLGIEYVKVTSDDRIDAVLQNKIDLECGSTTANAERGRRVAFSPLMFVAGTKLMVPKASSVAAVTDLKGKTVVVTKGTTNEQAMHAADKKFSLGLNIITADDHEQSYQMLAEGKADAFATDDILLYGLIVRHKAQDKFRVTGDYLSYDPYGIMFRKGEPQLSAVVERTFRKLGSNHDLVPLYNKWFTARLPTGERLNVPISLQLEEAFKAMDDSPSANN